A genomic segment from Nematostella vectensis chromosome 6, jaNemVect1.1, whole genome shotgun sequence encodes:
- the LOC5507334 gene encoding UPF0687 protein C20orf27 homolog produces the protein MAETQLGNSHFHDEEDAHHNHHVHFSEDVTPNTDIQVKMKGKSEADVHVGFLQLKHKYEIEFNIPKAPEAKLSPPSEAAPTLRIVEVTPSGDGKGQKILLELDAHKEGLLHHKFVLENHENKEKFKVVLHARVLGSKKGRPMLRDGIKCIHVDKDDEDDGEHSDWKGFE, from the exons ATGGCGGAAACTCAACTCGGAAATTCGCACTTCCACGACGAAGAAGACG cacatcataatcatcatgtcCACTTTTCTGAGGATGTTACACCAAACACTGATATTCAAGTCAAAATGAAGGGAAAGTCAGAGGCTGATGTGCATGTTGGGTTTCTACAACTCAAACACAAATATGAAATAGAGTTCAATATACCAAAAGCACCCGAAGCAAAGCTGTCACCACCATCAGAGGCTGCGCCCACCTTAAGAATCGTAGAGGTTACTCCATCAG GAGATGGCAAGGGGCAAAAAATTCTTCTTGAGTTAGATGCTCATAAGGAGGGATTATTACACCACAAATTTGTCCTTGAGAATCATGAGAATAAAGAGAAATTCAAAGTTGTGCTGCATGCTCGAGTTTTAGGCAGCAAGAAAGGTAGGCCGATGCTTAGAGATGGAATCAAGTGCATACATGTAGACaaagatgatgaagatgatgggGAACATAGTGACTGGAAAGGTTTTGAATGA
- the LOC5507349 gene encoding neuropeptide FF receptor 1, translated as MTSNETLDGNYEHDKRIKQGFYTVAFIVGTIGNVLVLIVVAGRRERRTVNDIFILNLAISDLTYLFICITTNLYLTVGTVPMEFYCWFVWPTMTVTICLSIFTLTSMAIHRRKVILNPFKPEIKHRYVFIWIVVIWIMAILIVIPMLLVTRILQVEPYGCMEVWPSIEYRKAYTAFLFTCQYALPLTIIAVEYVRIGLDLFRPRGPRARGDSKRERANMDPARRKENMQVIKTLATIVVLFTLTMLPAQLGWMLVDFGGEREKKVGQELIKVCEWLLYTHACTNPIVYGTLTKHYRKGYIKYLTMIFCCRWRVLYRSLSSSERSSPNNTNDETSTNHISTKAKKVWGFLGRMNGQNGHVSGASNSDQSSETHNQTDRLLETDKNKNSVETRDTRSYITCEKESVM; from the coding sequence ATGACGTCGAACGAGACGCTAGATGGAAATTATGAGCATGACAAAAGGATAAAACAGGGTTTTTACACAGTGGCCTTCATAGTGGGAACTATAGGCAACGTGCTAGTCTTGATAGTCGTGGCGGGAAGACGCGAGAGGCGCACAGTCAACGATATTTTCATCCTGAATCTCGCAATCTCCGATCTTACATACCTCTTCATCTGTATCACCACGAACCTGTATCTAACTGTGGGGACGGTACCCATGGAGTTTTATTGCTGGTTTGTGTGGCCAACTATGACTGTCACTATATGTCTAAGTATCTTTACACTGACTTCCATGGCGATCCACCGGCGTAAAGTCATACTCAATCCGTTCAAACCGGAGATCAAGCACCGCTATGTATTCATCTGGATCGTTGTGATCTGGATTATGGCAATCCTGATTGTGATCCCGATGCTTCTGGTGACTAGGATCCTACAGGTCGAGCCGTACGGCTGCATGGAGGTGTGGCCGAGTATCGAGTACCGCAAAGCCTATACAGCATTCCTGTTCACGTGCCAGTACGCGCTACCGCTGACTATCATCGCGGTCGAGTATGTGCGCATCGGGCTCGACCTTTTCAGACCACGTGGTCCCAGAGCTCGTGGGGACTCGAAGCGCGAGCGCGCGAACATGGACCCCGCGCGACGCAAAGAAAACATGCAGGTGATTAAGACGCTAGCGACGATAGTAGTGCTCTTCACTCTAACCATGCTACCAGCTCAGCTCGGCTGGATGCTCGTGGACTTTGGCGGGGAGCGAGAAAAGAAAGTAGGGCAGGAGCTTATTAAGGTGTGCGAGTGGTTATTGTACACGCATGCGTGCACTAATCCCATTGTATACGGCACGCTGACGAAGCACTATCGTAAGGGCTACATTAAGTACTTGACTATGATCTTTTGTTGCCGCTGGCGAGTGCTGTATAGAAGCCTGAGCTCTTCGGAAAGGTCAAGTCCAAACAATACAAACGACGAAACGAGTACAAACCATATCAGCACAAAGGCAAAAAAGGTGTGGGGGTTCTTGGGCCGAATGAATGGACAGAATGGTCACGTATCAGGAGCAAGCAATTCTGACCAATCGAGTGAGACGCATAATCAGACAGATAGGCTTCTAGAGACagataagaataaaaatagcGTAGAGACACGTGATACAAGATCGTACATCACGTGCGAGAAAGAGTCAGTCATGTGA